ACCAGCGCGACCAGCGCCGCACGCTCTCGTTCGGGCGCGAACAGCGGTGCGCGCGCCGCGCACTGCCGCTCGAGCCGGGCCAGCCAGCCGGCATCGTCGCGCGCGCGGCCGATGCAGGCGGCCAGCGCCGCCGCGTCGCCGGCCTCGAAACAGCCGTCGTAGTCCTCGCCGAGCAGGCCGACGTTGCCGTCGATGCGCGACGCGATCACCGGCACGCCGCAGCGCACAGCCTCGATCACCGTATGCGCGCCGCCCTCCATGCGGCTCGGATGCACCAGCACGCTGGCGCGCGCCAGCCGACGCAGCGTGTCGCCGTGCGTCAGCCCACCCAGCCAGCGATAGTGCGGGCATTCCTGCATCAGCGTGCGCGCCTGCTCGCCCAGCGCGGGATCCAGCGCCCCACCGATGTGGTCGATGCGGATGTCGGTGCGCGTGCGCAACCGGCGCACCGCGTCGAACAGGGTGTCCGGCGCCTTCTCGGCGCGCAGGTGGCCTATCATCAGCGCGCGCAGATGGCGCGTCGGCGGTGCAACGCGTGCGCGCGCCGGCGTCGATTGCAGCAGCACGCTGCAGCGTGCGCGCAGCGCCGGCGGCAGAGCACGTGCGCCAAGCGTGTTCAGCGTGATCAGGCGATCGGCAATGGCCAGTGAATGCCGGGCCGAGGCGTCGCAGTCGATGTCGCGGTACAGATCGGTGCCGGTCAGCGCGAGCAGCAGCGGACGCGACGGGTGTGCCTTCCGCCACGCGGTGGCGGCTGCGGCGGAACGGCGGGCGTGCAGTGCGATCATCAATGCCTCGTCGCCGCCCTGCCAGTCGGACACCAGCTGCACGTCAAAACGCGGCCGCAGCATGGCGGCCCAGCGCCGTGCGGTGCGCCAGTTGCCGTTGTTGGCGTCGGCCAGCGCCGGCGTGACGATGACAATGGATGGACGGGACATGGACGTGTGTTCGATGGAGGCCTCAGATCAATCGGCAAGCGCCCGTCGCGGAGACCGCCGGGCTCTCGCGGCAGCGCTGCGCGCCAGCCGCAACGACACGCTGGCCCGTTTCGCCGACTATCGGCGCGCCTGCCCGACACTGCGCATCCCGGCTCACGAAACGCTGAATCCGCCGCTGTGGGAGCTGGGCCACATCGGATGGTTCCAGGCGTGGTGGACGCTGCGTAATCCGCACTTCCTGAAGGGCGTGCGTGCCGACCCCGACGTCGCACGCACACCGCCGCTGCGGGCGAACGCCGACGCGCTGTACGACTCCAGCCGCGTGCCCCACGCGAGCCGCCCCACCCTGCCGCTGCCGGACGCCGACGCGACGCTGGACGATCTCGCCCGGCAGCTGGACGCTGTCCTTTCGTTGCTGGCCGACGTGCCGGGAGACAGCGACGACGCGCTCTACTTCTTCCGCCTGTCCTTGCTGCACGAGGACATGCACCACGAAGCCGCGCTGTACATGGCGCAGCAACTCGACATCGTGGTGGACGACCTGCGCTGGCAGCCGGCAGCGGCCGGCGCACGCGACACGCTGTCGCTGCCCGCGGCCCGCCATCAGCTCGGCAGCAGCGGACACGGCTTCGCCTTCGACAACGAACTGAGCGCGCACGCGGTGAGCGTGCCGGCGCTGGACATAGACAGCGCTGCGGTCAGCTGGCGTGACTACCTGCCCTTCGTCGATGCCGGCGGCTACGACGACCCGCGCTGGTGGAGCAGCGAAGGCTGGCGCTGGCGCACGGCGCAGCGGCGCACGCAGCCGCGCTACCTGAGACGCGCCGGCAGCGACTGGGAGCGCTGCATTTACGGCCGCTGGCAGGCGCTCGACGCGGACACCGCGGCCTGTCATCTGAGCGCCTACGAAGCCGAAGCGTGGTGCCGCTGGGCCGGTCGCCGGCTGCCGACCGAAGCGGAATGGGAGTACGCGGCACTGAGCTCGGCACTGACTGCTGCGGACCGCTTCCGCTGGGGCGCCGTATGGGAATGGACGGCCAGTGATTTCCTGCCTTACCCCGGCTTCGCGCCCCACCCCTACCGCGACTATTCGGCGCCGTGGTTCGGCGACCGCCGCGTGCTGCGCGGCGCCTCCTTCATGACGCAGCCGCGCATGCGCGACCCGCGCTACCGCAACTTCTTCCGGCCCGACCGCGACGACGTGCCGGCCGGTTTCCGCAGCTGCGCGCTCGACTGATCGGCCTCTCATCAGGCGCACGCAAGGAAGACGGCGAACCCGTCGCGCGCGTCGGTCCAGCAGGCGACGTCGCCGAAACCGGCTTCACGCAGCAAGGTGTCAAAGCGCGTGCGCGTCCATTTCCATGAGTGCTCGGTCAGGATGCGCTCGCCGGCGGCGAAACGGCGCTCGCCACCCGGCCAATGCACTGTGAGCGACTGTCTCGCCTCCAGATGCATTTCGATACGCGAACGTTCAGGGTCGAAGAAGGCGACGTGGCGCCAGTCGGCGAGGCGGAAATCGGTGCCGGCGATGCGGTTCAGATGGCGCAGCACATTCAGGTTGAAGGCGGCGGTGACGCCGAGCGCGTCGTCGTAGGCGGCGTCGAGCACGGCCTTGTCCTTGACCAGATCGACGCCGATCAGCAGTGCGCCGCCGCGAGCCGCCGTGCGCGCTTCGCGCAGCAGGCGCAGCGCCTCGCCCGGCGCGAAGTTGCCGATGCTGGAGCCGGGGTAGAACACCAGCGCCGGACCTTCATACAGCGTCGCCGGCAGTGCGAGGGCGGCCGAAAAGTCGAGGCCGACACCCAGCATGTCCATGTCCGGATGGGCGCGCTGCAGGCACTCGAGCGAGTGCTTCAGGAAGTCGACCGAAATGTCGACCGCGACGTAGCGGCGCGGCGCGAACAGCGGAAACAGCTTCGCCGCCTTGGCGCAGCTGCCGGCGCCGAGGTCGATCAGGTCGTGCGCCGCGCCCACGTGCGCACGCAGCCGTGCCGCCATGTCGGCGGAGTGGGCATCGAAGATGGCCGCTTCGGTACGCGTCGGATAGTACTCGTCCAGTTCGGTGATGGCTTCGAACAGCCGCGAACCCAGCGCGTCGTAGAAATACTTCGGCGACACCCGCGCCACCGGCGCCTGCAGACCGGACCACAGCGCCGACATCTGCCGCGCGTCGTCGACCGGTTGCAGCTGGATGAAACGCGGCGTGCGCACCATGGTCCATTCCCCTCGTATTCTGTTTACTGCGCGGGCGGCCGATTGCCCGCAGTGGATCCCGCCGGCGCGACCGGCCACTCGCCAAGGATGATACGTGCCCTCCAGACCGCGTACCGGCCTGCTGTTCGCCTACGACTGGGATCGCATCGGCTTCGCCCGCTCGGGCGCGGGCCACGCCTTCGACCACGCCGGCTTCGATCTGTTTTCGTTCCCGTCCAATCTGCGGCTGATCGGTTTCGACCTCGAACGCTTGGCCGAGCGCACCGCGGAGCGCGCACGCCGTCGTGGCTGGTCGGCGGTACTGTCGCACCATGAGGCCTTCGGCGCGCTGGCGGCGGCGCTGGTGGCGGAGCGGCTGGATCTGCCCTGCGCGCCGCCCGCAGCCATCCTGGCCGCACAGCACAAGCTGCACGCGCGGCGCGTGCTGGCGTCGGTCGCCCCAGAGGCCTGCCTGCGCTTCGCCGCGCTGGACATGGTGTGCGGTGACGACGTGCCGGCACGGCTGCCAGCCGGCTTTGCCTACCCGGTCTATGCAAAGCCGATCAAGGCGGCCTTTTCCGTGCTGGCACGCGAAGTCGGCAGCCGCGAGGCGCTGCAGGCGCACACCCGCTTCGACATCGCCGAGCGCTGGATCATCCATCGTCTGATCGAACCTTTCGACCGCGTCTGCCGCGCGCGTCTGCCCGAGGCCGGCAGCGCGCACCGCATGCTGCTGGAGGAGCCGGTCGATCCGGCCACGCCGCAGTTCAATCTCGACGGTTGGGTGTTCGACGGACAGGTGCATGCGCTGGGCGTGGTCGACGCCATCATGCATCCGGGCACCCAGGCCTTCATGCGCTGGGAACTGCCCAGCCGGCTGCCGGCGTCGGTGCAGGTGCGCGCGCTCGACGTCGCACGCCGCTTTCTCGGCGCCATCGGCTACGAGCACGGCTTCTTCAACCTCGAGTTCTTCTACGACGACGCGTGCGACCGGCTCACCGTCATCGAGTGCAATCCGCGTCTGGCGTCGCAGTTCTCCGATCTCTACCTGCGCGTGCACGGCATCGACGCGCACGCCTGGTCGCTGGCGCTGGCGCTTGGCGAAGACCCGCGTCTGCTGCGTCGCGAGGCGCCGCGTGCCCGCGTCGCCGCCAGCCTGGTCTATCGCGCCTTCGATGAAGACGAGGTGCCGGCGATGCCGGACCTTGCGCGGCGCGCGCGCTTTGCCGAGGCCTTTCCCGACGGACTGCTGTTCGCCTTCGGCCGCCACGGCCGGGCGTTGCGACGCGATCTGAAATGGACCGGCAGTCACCGCTACGGCATCGTCCATCTGGACGGCTCCGACGCGGCCGAACTGCGCGCACGGGCGGAAGCGGCCAGCGACCTGCTCGGCTGGCGCGCGCCCTATCGCGACGAGGCGGTGGAGACGACGCCGGCCGCGCTCGACGTCGCTTGAACGGTCAGCGCGCCGAAGGCTGCGACGCGGGACCGAGCAGCGCGGTCGGCAGATCGCCGGACGCGCGCACCAGCATGGTCGTCAGATCGTGCAGGCCGCCGATGGGCGTGCGCGGTGGCGCCAGCCCCGGCTGGAAGCCCTGGGCGACGAAGCGCGCAAGCAGTTCGGGGTCGCGCGACACGATGTGCACCGGCACGTCCCACGACGCGCCTTCGCCGCTGACGCCGGCCACGGGCTGGTGGTCGCCGGCCAGCACGTATAGCGTGTCGCGCGCCGTCGCCCGTTTCAGGTGGTCGCCCAGCCAGCGGTAGGTGTACTCGATGGTGCCGATGTAGTCGGGGAACATGTTCAGCCAGTCCGGCTTCCTTGCCAGCGCGCGTGCGGCGTCGGCCGGATCGAAGGGCGTGTCGCCGAGCAGGCGGTCGATGTCGGGCTGGAAGGGCGGCACCGGCGAGAACGGCAGATGGCTGGTGATGGTCGGGAAGAACACGAAGCGCGGCGGCTCCCCGGGCGCGCGCGGGTGCAGCTGTTCGAAACGCTCGGCCGAATACTGGTCGGGAATCTTCCAGTAGCCCATTTCGGGTCCCGGGTAGCGCAGGTCGCGGCCGTCGACGAACACGTCGTAGCCGTAGAACACGCGCTCCGGCCACTCCCAGAACAGCGCCGGATAGAAACCGTAGGTGCGGTAACCGTTGCGGCGGAACAGCGTGATCAGCGTCGGTCGCTCGGTCGTGACCAGCAGGTCGTGCCGGCGCGGGTCGCTCAGATCGAGGCCGGACAGCATGCCGAGCTGGGCGAGATCGGACGCGCCGCCAAAGGTGGGCGAGCGCATGAAGGCCGACACCACCTGCCAGCCGCCGGCGGCCAGATCCTGCGCCAGACGGTCGCGCGCCGGCTGCAGCAGGCGCGCCGCCTCGGCACTGTCATAGACCACGGCGCCGTAGGACTCGAGCGGCATCAGATAGACGTCGCGGCCGCGCAGCGCGCTCAGCGCACGGCCCGGCGGCTGCGCCAGCGCGTCGTCCAGCGGCGGCACCTGCGGCAGTGCGCGCGCCACCGCCTCCGGCGACATCAGCGTCGCGAGCAGCGTGGCCTGCCGCCAGTAGGTCGGCGTGATCGGTCGCGACACCAGCGGCCAGGTCGCCTCGATACCGGCCAGATTGGCGGCCACCAGCAGCGTCGCCAGCGCTGTCGCGGCGCGTGACCAGCGGTGACGCAGCGCATACGGAACCGCCCGGTGCGCGATCTGCGCGACCAGCGCGCGCGCGCCGCGCCACAGTGCCCAGACGAGCAGCGATAGCCCGGCCAGCGCACCGACGCTCACCCACCAGGGCAGACCCTGTGCCGTCACCCAGAGGAAGCGCGGAATCTGCTGACCGTCCCAGAACAGATTGACCGGCCGACCGAACAGGCCGGGCACCGTCACGTCGGCGTAGCGGCCGACTGCGAACAGCAGGAACAGCGCGGTGAAAACCGTAAGTGCGCGAGCCGGCAGGCGGCCATAGCGGGCAACCGCCGCCATCAGCGCCAGCCACAGGCCGACGAACTCCGGCGACAGCCGGTGATCCGGCACGATGAAGGGCGTGGGCCACAGATTGTTGGCGCTGAGCAATGCGTTGCCGAGCAGCAGCGCGGCCAGCGCGACGATGGCCTGCTTCGGGCCCGACGCGGGTCTGTCGGTCATTCCGGCACGCGGCCGCGGGCGAGATAGCCCATGCCGTACTGGGTGGTCGAGATCGACCAGTCGACCAGACGCGGCGCGATGCGGTCCCACGGCGTGCGCAGTTCGCCCGGCGCACCGTTGTAGCCGTGGTTCTTCAGATAGACCCAGAGGTTGAGCGGCGCCAGCCAGCGCGGGAAATACTTGATGCCGGCGATCGCCACCACGGCGCCCGGTCGCGCGCAGGCCAGCAGGGCGTCGATCGCGCTGTGCGATCGCAGGATGTCGTGGGTGTAGTGGAACAGCAGCGCATCGACCCGACCCGGCAGCCGCAGACCCTGGGCTGCCGTTTCGAACAGGTCGACGTTGTCCCAGCCGGCCTCGGCCACGCGGCGGCGCGCCTGCGCCAGCATGTCCGGGCTCTGGTCGAAGCCATGGACACGCCCCGTATCTCCGACCGCGGCACGCAACAGCGGCAGGCTGAGACCGGTGCCGCAGCCGACGTCGAGCACCGACTGACCGGCTTGCAGACCGAGCAGCGCGACCGCCCGCTCGCGGATCGGCCAGGTCGGTCCGCAGGTGGCGTCGTAGCCGGCGGCGCGCTTGCGGTACTTCTCGATCGACGCGGCGCGGACCGCGTCCTCGTCTGCGGGAGGTTGGGCGCTCATCGCGGCTCCGGCGTCGGTGGGAGGAAGGGCCGGGCGCGCGCCCGGCCTGTCGCTCAGCTCAGACGTCCGGCGCGGCGCAGGGTTTCGACGATCTGTTCGACCACTTCTTCCGCTGCGCCCGCAGCCAGCACGAGGCGCTGGCCGCTGGCGTCAAGCGCGGCCTGAGCGGCGCTGGCGTCGATCTTCAGTTCGACGTGCTCGCCGGCCGGCAGTGCGGTGACCAGACTGTCCGGCTGCGCCGAGTCGGCGTCGATCACCACCACCAGACCGGCGTCGAGCAGGATGCCGACGATGCGCGGCAGATCTGCAGTGGCAGCCGGCAGCGTGATGGTGTGGCGGCCGAGCGACATGAGCTTCTGTTCAAGCTTGTCCGCGGCGATGCCCTCGCCTGCCCACAGCAGCAGCGGCGACTGCTGCTTCAGTGCCGCACGCGCGGCGCGGCCGGCTTCCAGACGGGTCCAGCTGAGGTCGCGCGGACGGCTGCGGGCCGCGTGCAGCAGACCGGCGCCGACCGTGTTGTTGGTGAGGCGGTCGATCAGGATGAAGCTGCCGGTGTCACGCACCGATTCGTAGGCGTCGAAAGCGAGCAGACGGTCGGTCAGCAGCGACACGCGGCCGATCTCGTTCAGGCCGAGCGCGGTCGCCGGCGAGCGCTCCAGCGTATTGACGTTCACCCGGTGCTCGACCGCATTGACCGTTGCACCGACAGTGCGCGTCGCGCACTTCATCAGATAGCTGCGGCCGGTGGCCATCGCCTCGTCGCTCATCCAGACCAGCGTTGCGTCGAAGCTGTCGCCGATCAGCGCCGGCGTGTCGGCGGCAACGATCACGTCGCCGCGCGAGCAGTCGATCTCGTCGGCGAAGGTGACGGTGACCGACTGACCGGCCACCGCTTCGCTCAGGTCCTGCGTCGACAGCACGATGCGTTCGACCGTGGTGTCGCGGCCGGACGGCTGCACGCGCACGCGGTCGCCCGGGCGCACGATGCCGGACGCGATCTGGCCGGAGAAACCGCGGAAGTCGAGATTGGGGCGATTGACCCACTGCACCGGCAGGCGGAACGGGCGCGCCTGCAGATCATCCTCGATCTGCACGGTTTCCAGGTGGTCCATCAGCGCCGGGCCGGTGTACCACGGCGTGGCAGCGCTCTTCTCGATGATGTTGTCGCCCTTCAGCGCCGACATCGGAATGCACAGGATGTCGGAGAGGCCGATCTGCGCGGCGAACTCGCGGTAGTCCTTCTCGATGCGCTCGTACACGTCCTTCGAGTAACCGACCAGATCCATCTTGTTGATCGCGACGACGACGCGCTTGATGCCGATCAGCGACACCAGGAAGCTGTGACGGCGGGTCTGCGTCTGCACGCCGTGGCGCGCATCGACCAGGATGATGGCGAGGTCAGCGGTCGAGGCGCCGGTGACCATGTTGCGCGTGTATTGCTCGTGGCCCGGCGTGTCGGCGACGATGAACTTGCGCCGGTCGGTCGAGAAGAAGCGGTAGGCGACGTCGATCGTGATGCCCTGTTCGCGCTCGGCGGCCAGGCCGTCGACCAGCAGCGCGAAATCGAGGTCGCCGCCCTGGGTGCCCACCTTCTTCGAGTCGGCTTCGAGCGCGGCCAGCTGGTCCTCGAACAGCATTTTCGATTCGTACAGCAGGCGGCCGATCAGCGTGCTCTTGCCGTCATCGACGCTGCCGCAGGTGATGAAGCGCAGCAGGCTCTTGTG
The window above is part of the Methyloversatilis discipulorum genome. Proteins encoded here:
- the senB gene encoding selenoneine biosynthesis selenosugar synthase SenB: MSRPSIVIVTPALADANNGNWRTARRWAAMLRPRFDVQLVSDWQGGDEALMIALHARRSAAAATAWRKAHPSRPLLLALTGTDLYRDIDCDASARHSLAIADRLITLNTLGARALPPALRARCSVLLQSTPARARVAPPTRHLRALMIGHLRAEKAPDTLFDAVRRLRTRTDIRIDHIGGALDPALGEQARTLMQECPHYRWLGGLTHGDTLRRLARASVLVHPSRMEGGAHTVIEAVRCGVPVIASRIDGNVGLLGEDYDGCFEAGDAAALAACIGRARDDAGWLARLERQCAARAPLFAPERERAALVALVDGCLASFGPRHGVATA
- the senA gene encoding selenoneine synthase SenA → MEASDQSASARRGDRRALAAALRASRNDTLARFADYRRACPTLRIPAHETLNPPLWELGHIGWFQAWWTLRNPHFLKGVRADPDVARTPPLRANADALYDSSRVPHASRPTLPLPDADATLDDLARQLDAVLSLLADVPGDSDDALYFFRLSLLHEDMHHEAALYMAQQLDIVVDDLRWQPAAAGARDTLSLPAARHQLGSSGHGFAFDNELSAHAVSVPALDIDSAAVSWRDYLPFVDAGGYDDPRWWSSEGWRWRTAQRRTQPRYLRRAGSDWERCIYGRWQALDADTAACHLSAYEAEAWCRWAGRRLPTEAEWEYAALSSALTAADRFRWGAVWEWTASDFLPYPGFAPHPYRDYSAPWFGDRRVLRGASFMTQPRMRDPRYRNFFRPDRDDVPAGFRSCALD
- the egtD gene encoding L-histidine N(alpha)-methyltransferase, which produces MVRTPRFIQLQPVDDARQMSALWSGLQAPVARVSPKYFYDALGSRLFEAITELDEYYPTRTEAAIFDAHSADMAARLRAHVGAAHDLIDLGAGSCAKAAKLFPLFAPRRYVAVDISVDFLKHSLECLQRAHPDMDMLGVGLDFSAALALPATLYEGPALVFYPGSSIGNFAPGEALRLLREARTAARGGALLIGVDLVKDKAVLDAAYDDALGVTAAFNLNVLRHLNRIAGTDFRLADWRHVAFFDPERSRIEMHLEARQSLTVHWPGGERRFAAGERILTEHSWKWTRTRFDTLLREAGFGDVACWTDARDGFAVFLACA
- a CDS encoding ATP-grasp domain-containing protein gives rise to the protein MPSRPRTGLLFAYDWDRIGFARSGAGHAFDHAGFDLFSFPSNLRLIGFDLERLAERTAERARRRGWSAVLSHHEAFGALAAALVAERLDLPCAPPAAILAAQHKLHARRVLASVAPEACLRFAALDMVCGDDVPARLPAGFAYPVYAKPIKAAFSVLAREVGSREALQAHTRFDIAERWIIHRLIEPFDRVCRARLPEAGSAHRMLLEEPVDPATPQFNLDGWVFDGQVHALGVVDAIMHPGTQAFMRWELPSRLPASVQVRALDVARRFLGAIGYEHGFFNLEFFYDDACDRLTVIECNPRLASQFSDLYLRVHGIDAHAWSLALALGEDPRLLRREAPRARVAASLVYRAFDEDEVPAMPDLARRARFAEAFPDGLLFAFGRHGRALRRDLKWTGSHRYGIVHLDGSDAAELRARAEAASDLLGWRAPYRDEAVETTPAALDVA
- a CDS encoding sulfatase-like hydrolase/transferase is translated as MTDRPASGPKQAIVALAALLLGNALLSANNLWPTPFIVPDHRLSPEFVGLWLALMAAVARYGRLPARALTVFTALFLLFAVGRYADVTVPGLFGRPVNLFWDGQQIPRFLWVTAQGLPWWVSVGALAGLSLLVWALWRGARALVAQIAHRAVPYALRHRWSRAATALATLLVAANLAGIEATWPLVSRPITPTYWRQATLLATLMSPEAVARALPQVPPLDDALAQPPGRALSALRGRDVYLMPLESYGAVVYDSAEAARLLQPARDRLAQDLAAGGWQVVSAFMRSPTFGGASDLAQLGMLSGLDLSDPRRHDLLVTTERPTLITLFRRNGYRTYGFYPALFWEWPERVFYGYDVFVDGRDLRYPGPEMGYWKIPDQYSAERFEQLHPRAPGEPPRFVFFPTITSHLPFSPVPPFQPDIDRLLGDTPFDPADAARALARKPDWLNMFPDYIGTIEYTYRWLGDHLKRATARDTLYVLAGDHQPVAGVSGEGASWDVPVHIVSRDPELLARFVAQGFQPGLAPPRTPIGGLHDLTTMLVRASGDLPTALLGPASQPSAR
- a CDS encoding class I SAM-dependent methyltransferase codes for the protein MSAQPPADEDAVRAASIEKYRKRAAGYDATCGPTWPIRERAVALLGLQAGQSVLDVGCGTGLSLPLLRAAVGDTGRVHGFDQSPDMLAQARRRVAEAGWDNVDLFETAAQGLRLPGRVDALLFHYTHDILRSHSAIDALLACARPGAVVAIAGIKYFPRWLAPLNLWVYLKNHGYNGAPGELRTPWDRIAPRLVDWSISTTQYGMGYLARGRVPE
- the cysN gene encoding sulfate adenylyltransferase subunit CysN, producing the protein MAHVSDLISQDIEAYLKQHEHKSLLRFITCGSVDDGKSTLIGRLLYESKMLFEDQLAALEADSKKVGTQGGDLDFALLVDGLAAEREQGITIDVAYRFFSTDRRKFIVADTPGHEQYTRNMVTGASTADLAIILVDARHGVQTQTRRHSFLVSLIGIKRVVVAINKMDLVGYSKDVYERIEKDYREFAAQIGLSDILCIPMSALKGDNIIEKSAATPWYTGPALMDHLETVQIEDDLQARPFRLPVQWVNRPNLDFRGFSGQIASGIVRPGDRVRVQPSGRDTTVERIVLSTQDLSEAVAGQSVTVTFADEIDCSRGDVIVAADTPALIGDSFDATLVWMSDEAMATGRSYLMKCATRTVGATVNAVEHRVNVNTLERSPATALGLNEIGRVSLLTDRLLAFDAYESVRDTGSFILIDRLTNNTVGAGLLHAARSRPRDLSWTRLEAGRAARAALKQQSPLLLWAGEGIAADKLEQKLMSLGRHTITLPAATADLPRIVGILLDAGLVVVIDADSAQPDSLVTALPAGEHVELKIDASAAQAALDASGQRLVLAAGAAEEVVEQIVETLRRAGRLS